The stretch of DNA CATTCGCGTGCTCGGCCACCTTACCGATCCTTCCCAGCTCGGGCCTTCAATTGCCGTCGCTTTCACAGCGACGCTGTATGGGGTCGCCAGCGCCAATCTGCTCTTCTTGCCTATTGCCTCCAAGATTAAGTCACGCAGCCAGCTCAGGCTGCACGGCATGGAAATGCTGCTCGTAGGCATTCTGGCTGTACAGAATGGCGATCATCCCCAAATGGTGCGCAAGAAGCTGGCCTCATTTCTTCAAAGCGAAGCGGAAGGGATCGCCTCAGCCGGAGTCCGGACATGAGGCAGCGGGGACGCCGGGATCGCCTCCCTGACGGACGCGACAGCAGCAACCGCTGGATGATTACCTATGCCGATCTGATTACGCTGCTGCTTATTTTTTTTGTCATTCTCTATGCCATGAGCAGTCTGGATCAGGAGAAATATAGCGGCGTAATCTCTTCGCTGCAGCGCTCGTTCCAGACCGGAAACGGTGTGCTTGGTGGCGGGAACGGATTACTTGACGGCGGGAAGGGCGAGAAAAATGAAGGCAGCCTGGAGAACAGAGACGGTCAGAGCGGTGCAGACAGCCAATCTGCCGTTATTCCGTCAGCGACACCTGATGGCGGAAGCGGACAGGCTGCCGCGTCTCCCTCTCCCCGCGAGCTTGCCTTCCGCCAGCAGGAAGCGAAGCTGGCAGAGCTGATGAATGTAATTACGGAGTACGTGCAGACCAATCATCTCGGTGGCCAGATTTTTGTCGCGGACAAGCCTCAGGGCATCGCCATCACCCTCAGCGACCGCTTCCTGTTCGATGTCGGCAAAGCGGATCTCAAGCCCGCAGCGTATCCCGCACTGCATCAGTTGTCCGGCCTGTTCCGCGGCATCGGCGCGATGGTCAGCATCGAGGGCCATACGGACAACAGGCCGGTGCTCCCCTCTTCCCGGTATGTCGACAACTGGGAGCTTTCGGGAGCCCGCGCGCTGTCCGTCCTGCGTTTTTTCCTGGAAAAAGAGGGGCTTAAACCCAGTCAGTTCCAGTATGCCGGTTACGCCGATACTCGCCCAGCTGCGGACAATGCCACGGAGAGCGGACGACAGAAGAACCGCCGGGTGGAGATTATCGTACTGCGGCAGCTGCAGGAAGAGTGACAGCGGCCTTTCGAAATCCATATACACAATAATGCGCCAATGCGCCGCCTACGGCGGATTTTCGGACAGCACTGCCTTGTCTCCCGAAAATCCGCTTTTTCGCGCTGCCCCATCCAGAGGAGGAATAGCCTGCCGGACTTGATGACCAGAATCAGACGGCCGTTTGCATGCTTTTCCCCTTAAATCCTTCAGCTAACATAAAGTCCAAGCTTAACGCATAGATGATCATTATCGACAAAACAAAAGAAAGAGGGATATATCCATGAACGATACCCGAGCCGTTTATCCAGATTTCGCGGATCCATCCTTTTTAAAGCAGCATATTCTGGACACGGTGCATTTCTATGCCCCCCGGTGTATCGACCTTCAGAACGGCGGTTATATCAACTCCTTCCTGGACGATGGAACCATAAGCGATTACGAGACGAAACAATTGGTTGGAATGACGCGGTTCGTTTATATTTTCAGCGCAGCTTTACAGGTTGGGGGACCTGAGAAGTACCACGGAGCAGTGGAGCACGGGCTGCACTTTCTGCGTGAATATCATTGGGATCATGAGCATGGCGGATATCATTGGACGGTAAAAGGACGTACTCCGACCGATAAAAGAAAGTTCGCCTACGGGCACGCTTTTGTCTTGCTGGCGGCCTCCAACGCATTCAAAGCGGGAATCTCCTCAGCCGGGCCGATGATCGGCGAAGTGTACGAGGTGCTGGAGAAACATTTTTGGAGTAAAAAAGACGGACTGTACGCCGATGAACTCACCACCGACCGAATGGAATTGTCTCCCTATCGCGGACAGAATGCTAATATGCATTTATGCGAAGCGATGATGGCAGCTTACGAGGCTACCGGCGACAGACGCTATCTGGACCGCGCGAATACCCTGGCGTATTCCGTCATGTTCAAGCTGCTCCGGCAATCGGGCGGACTGATATGGGAGCATTACAATTCCGATTGGGAAATCGACTGGAACTACAACAAGGACTACACCAAGAGCGAATACCGGCCTTACGGGTATATTTTCGGCCACTCTATCGAGTGGTCCAAGCTGCTCCTGCTGCTGCACCGGCACTTTCCGCAGGAATGGCTTCTACGGCTGGCGGAGCGCTTGTTTTGGGAGGCGCTGCACAAAGGACTGGACCGGCGGCATGGGGGTATTTTCTTCGCAATGTCTCCTGTGGACGGACGAATTATCGACGCGGATAAATCGTACTGGGTAATGGCTGAATCGCTCGGCGCTTCCGCTATGCTGGCCGCCAGTACAGGCCGGGCGGAATACCGGAAATATTATCTGGATATGTTCGCTTACTGCTGGACTTATTTTGTAGACCATCGCTTCGGGGGATGGTACCAGGTTCTGGATGCATGCAACCGGAAATACAGCAATATCAAGAGCCCGCCGCCGAAGGCCGACTATCATCCTGTCACGAACTGCTTAACGGCACTCTCCGTATGGGAAAATGCGGCTGGTAAGCCGCAGTGACGCAAGCAGGAAGTTCAGAAGGAGCAGCGCCGACTGGGAAATCCGAGTGTAGTCGACCTAAACTGGGACTCGAAATTAAAATCAGAGCTTGACGAAATCCTTCCGGGCATGAAAAAGGATATCGGTCGCCGCAGAGGACAGTAGGGGTTTCAAAACACGGGCCCTCTCGGCGTGCTTACGCGCAGTGGTCAGACTCCATGCCGGCGGCACATCATGCCGTCCCTCGTTGTGTAGAGGTTGAAGGGACAACGCATCCGTTTGTTCAGGCGGAACAGCATTCTTTTCCTGCAAACCAGCAGGTTTTATCGGTGAATTTCGCCCGGGAAGAAGAAATGGATGCAATTGCGCAGTCATTTGAGGCTTACACGCCGGAACAGGAAGAAGGGATGAGAGATGCCCGCACATTTGCAGGAAATGAGTTTAGGAGGGGTTTTTGCGAGAAAAAAAGATGTACAGATGCAGAAATTCTCCGCCTTCCGCTGATGCCGGCTCATGCCTTGTGGGGTGGGCGGCGGTCGCGTTTGTGTCCACTGAAAGGCAACCTCATGATTCATGTCGTCATCTCTTGCTGAGTCACATGCAAAGCACTGATTTTGAAATAGTGCCGAGACTTTTTATATTAATAATGGGATTATTGGAAGGAAAAAATATACAGAACGTGGAAGAGAGTAAACAAAGGAGATGTTGCAGACTATGCCTTCTCTTGTCCGCGCTCTGCGCGACCCGAAGCGGTGGCTGGCCGTATGGAATTGGATTGGCATGCCGCTCATCAGCCTGGTTTTTCAAGTCTTTTTCTTAATCTTTCTACTGGGTTTCGGAGGTTTTACGTTATTGCTCTGGTCCTATCCCCGCCTGTTCTGGGGTATCCCATCCGGCATGCCCACGGGCTGGAAACTGATGATGATAAGGAGCTATTTTCTGGCCTTTGGCGCCTTATACGCAATCGTCTGGTGCGGCTACTGGCAGATACTGTGCGCGCTGAACAGCGGGAATAAAATCCCGGCTTTCCCGGTTCATGTGCTGGCCGCCTGGCTGCCGCTGCTCGGTACGCTGTACTTTGCCGATCCGGTCAGCTATCCGGACGCCATGATTCCGATCTCCGCCGCCCAAATCACCTTTGAGATGAGCACTGCCATGACGGCTGCTGCGCTGTTCCCTTTTTACTCTGCATCGATATTCCTGTTCGTTCTTTCCCCTTCCGTGCGGACAGGCTGGAAAATAGGAAGACTTCTAGGGCTGTGGATTATTTTTGCAGCTGTCAGCTTGTATCTGCTATCCGTCTTCTGGCATATCGCGCCTTCAATATACAAGGGAATCGCTGGATTTCCCATACGCTAGCACCCGGTGAAGGAATTTTTGGTAAAGCGGAAAACATGGCTTCCGGCTCTAGAGGCTGCGGGGGCCTCGGAAGGGTGCGGACTTGAAGTGAATTTTGCATAATGCCGACTCAAAAAAGCAAAAAGCAGGCCTCAGCCGAAGGATAAATCCGCCGTCCCAAGCCTGCCTAAGCCGATTCACTGCTATCTGCGCGTATGAGATCTCCAAGCAACCGTCGAGAATGCCGAATAAAAGAGCGCTTTAGGCAGAATACCCCTGCCCAACAATCCGCTGTTCCCGCTTATGATTTACTCGCCGACCAACTCACGATAAGCCGCCGCGTCCAGCAGTCCGGAAGTAGCCGAATCGTAATCTCCCTCGACTTCCACCTCGTAAATCCAGCCTTCGCCGTACGGCTGAGAGTTCAACAGCTCGGGGCTGTCTTCCAGCGCTTCGTTGACCCGCGTCACCGTTCCCGACACCGGAGAATATAATTCGGATACGGTCTTGACCGATTCAATGCTGCCCACGCTGTCGCCGGCGGTGATCGCCGTACCGATTTCGGGAAACTCCACGAACACGATGTCGCCAAGCAGATGCTGGGCATGATCGGTAATGCCAACACGCACGGTTGTTCCTTCTCCCTGCTGCGCCCATTCATGCTCTTCGCTGTACCGGAGATTGTCTAGCACTTCACTCATTTTCGTTAGCCGCCTCTTTTCGTCATTGGGAGTCATAAATTAGTTATAGACTAAGTTATGCCCTTATCCGATGTCAATATATCTAACAGGAAAATAAATTTCGGCCGGTTTTGATCGAATTGTGTTGACATCGGGATGGGATTCCAGTATTAATGGAGTGAGAATAATCACATACGACTGCGAATGATGGCACAGGGAGAGACTGTCCTGCAAGGACGGCGCCGAAGGAGTAAGCCTTAACCCAAGGTGAATCTCTCAGGCAAAAGGACCTCTGCCGGACGCATCTCTGGAGAGCACCGGAGCTTCATAAGCATACGGTCACCAACGGGGAAACCTGCATTCAGCTAGGGCGCCAAGCCATAGGGCAAGCAGCGGCTCATGCTGAAATACCGGACGTTCACGGCCCGGCGCAGGGTAACTTTCAGGTACAAGGGACAGAGCGAAGGACGATGTCGCGCATATGTTGCGCAGATGCGTCTTTCGCCTGTCCCTTTTTGCGCTTGCAGTAATAGAGAGGCCGATCCCCTGTAAGGTTTCGGAAGATGTCTCTGGGGGCAAGCTTCACTTTGTAGGATAAAAACACAGGGAGTGACAACATGGATGCTTTGAAAAGAACGCCTTTTTTCGCTTTCTACTCCGCTTTTCCGGAGTCCAGAAGCATTGATTTCGGCGGTTGGGAGCTGCCGGTCCAGTTCACCGGCATCCAGAAGGAGCATGAAGCGGTACGCAGCCGGGCGGGATTGTTCGATGTCTCGCATATGGGCGAGTTTATGGTGACGGGCAGCGGCGCCGAGGCGTATCTGCAGCATATGACAACCAATGATGTCGGCAAGCTCGCGGACGGCCAGGCGCAGTATTCGCTGCTCTGCTACCCGGACGGCGGTACGGTCGACGACCTGCTCGTATACCGTCTGGGCGAAGGCCGCTACATGCTGGTCGTCAATGCCTCCAACATCGGCAAGGATTTTCAGTGGCTTCAGGACCATCTGCCGGAGAGCGGCGTGAAGCTTACGGACCGGTCGGAAGAAACGCTGCTGCTGGCGGTTCAGGGGCCGCATGCGGAAACGATCATGAGCGAAGTCACCAATGTGCCGCTGGCCGGTCTGAAGCCGTTCCATTTCGTAGAACACGCGGCAGTGTGCGGCGTGGAAGTGCTGCTGTCCCGCACAGGCTATACCGGCGAAGACGGCTTCGAGCTGTATGCTCCGGTAGACGCCGCGGCGAAGCTGTGGAACGGGCTGCTCGAAGCGGGCAGCGCCCACGGGCTGACGCCAGCGGGTCTCGGCGCGCGGGACACGCTTCGCTTCGAGGCGAAGCTGCCGCTGTACGGCCAGGAATTGTCGAAGGATATCTCGCCGCTGGAAGCAGGCATTGGCTTCTTCGTGAAGCTGGATAAGGGTGACTTTATCGGCCGCGAAGCGCTCAAGGCTCAGAAGGAGCAGGGCGTCCCGCGCCGATTGGTTGGAATCGAAATGATCGACCGGGGCATTCCGCGTTCGCATTATCCTGTCTACTCGGACGGGCAGCGGATCGGCGAGATTACGACAGGCACGCAGTCACCGACGCTGAAGCGGAATCTCGGGCTTGCCTTGGTGGAAGCCCGGTACAGCGAAATCGGCATGGAGCTGGAAGTGGAGATCCGCGGCAAGCGGCTCAAGGCCACTGTCGTGAAAGCCCCTTTTTATAAGAAAAACTCCTAGTGAAGTCTTTTCGAAGAAGTTGCCAAATCCCTCATTAGCGGTTGTTTTTCTTGCGATTAAAGAATTGTTCAGCTCCGCTGAAAACTTATAAATTCTTTAATCTAAAAAAAAGCCGTTAAGCACCTGTCTGTGCAGGACATAACCTATTCATTTAATCAGCTTTATAATTAATCAGCTTCATAATTAATCAGCCAAGGAGTGAATCCGTAAATGAAGCATCGTTATCTGCCGATGACCGAGCAGGACCGCAGCGAAATGCTGGCGGAAATCGGGATTCAGTCCGTGGAGGAACTGTTCGCCGATATTCCCGAAGCCGTGCGCTATAAGGGCCGGTTGCCCATGTCGGAAGCGCTGGACGAATACGCCCTGCTGCGGCATATGAAACAGCTGGCGGACAAAAACGCCGATTTCGACAGCCACACCAGCTTCCTGGGCGCGGGCCTCTACGATCACCATGTGCCCGTCGTTATTAACCATGTCATTTCCCGTTCGGAATTTTATACGGCTTACACGCCTTACCAGCCGGAGATCAGCCAGGGCGAGCTGCAGGCGATCTTCGAATTTCAATCGTACATTTGCGAGCTGACCGGCATGAAGGTCGCCAACGCCAGCATGTACGACGGCGCGACGGCCTTGTCCGAGGCGGCGGTGCTGGCTTCGGGCGCTGCGAAGCGCAAGAAGATCGTCGTCAGCAGCGCTGTCCATCCCGAAGCGCGGCAGGTGGTGAAGACGACCGCAGCCGGACTCGGCCTTGAAATCGCCGAGGTCGGCTCCTCGGACGGCGTCACCGATCTTGCGCTGCTGGCGCAGGCGATTGACGGCGAGACGGCGGCGGTGCTGGTGCAGTACCCGAACTTCTTCGGGTGCATCGAGAATCTGGCCGCCATCGAGCAGCTCACGCACGACGCCAAAGCGCTGCTCGTCGTCAGCGCCAATCCCCTCGCCCTCGGCGTACTCGAAACGCCGGGCAAGCTTGGCGCCGACATTGTTGTCGGCGACGCCCAGCCGCTCGGCATCAGCGCCTCGCTCGGCGGTCCGACCTGCGGCTACTTCGCGGTCGCGGAGCATCTCATGCGCCGCATTCCCGGCCGCATCGTCGGCCAGACGGTCGACCGCAGCGGCAAGCGCGGCTTCGTGCTGACGCTTCAAGCCCGTGAGCAGCATATCCGCCGCGAGAAGGCGACGTCGAACATCTGCTCCAATCAGGCGCTGCTGGCGCTTTGTGCTTCCGTCTATCTGTCCGTAATGGGCAAGGAAGGCTTGCGCGAGGTCGGCGGACTGAATATCCGCAAGAGCCATTACGCGGCATCCCGGCTCGGGGCTATTCCAGGCGCTAAGGTCGCCTTCTCCTCCCCGTTCTTCAATGAATTCGTGCTGAAGCTGCCGGAGGGCAGCGATCCTGGCGCGGTTAACGCCAAGCTGCTCGGTAAAGGCTTCCTCGGCGGCTATGATCTCGGCAAGGACTACCCGGAGCTTTCCGGCCATATGCTGATTGCCGTAACGGAGAAACGGAGCAAGAGTGAAATCGACGAATTTGCAAGCGTACTGGAGGGCTGTTTATGAAACCGGAACAAAGCCTTATCTTTGAACTGAGCCGTCCCGGACGCGCCGCCTATTCCCTGCCGGAATGCGATGTGCCGGCGGAGGAAGGCCTGGATGCGCTGATTCCCGCCGAGCTGCTGCGGAGCGAACCGGCCGCGCTTCCGGAAGTGTCCGAGGTGGATGTTATCCGCCATTACACCGCCCTGTCCCGCCGCAACTTCGGTGTTGACAACGGCTTCTATCCGCTTGGCTCCTGTACGATGAAATATAATCCGAAGATCAACGAGGATGTCGCCCGCTTCCCGGGATTCGCGAAGATCCATCCGTACCAGCCGGAAGAGAGCATCCAGGGCGCGCTGGAGCTGATGCACACGCTGCAAAGCGACCTTGCCGCGCTGACCGGCATGGACGCCGTATCGCTTCAGCCCGCCGCCGGCGCGCATGGCGAATGGACCGGACTGATGATGATCCGCGCGTATCATGAGAGCCGCGGCGAGGTCCGGACCAAGGTCATCGTCCCGGACTCCTCGCACGGCACGAATCCGGCCAGTGCTTCGGCTGCGGGCCTTACGACAGTGACCATTCCTTCCAATAAGCAGGGAATGGTAGACCTGGAGGCGTTGAAAAATGCGGTCGGCAGCGACACCGCGGCGCTCATGCTGACCAACCCGAGCACGCTCGGCCTGTTCGAGACGCAGATTGTCGAAATCGCCAAGATCGTGCATGAAGCGGGCGGGCTGCTCTACTATGACGGAGCCAACTCGAACGCGATCATGGGCATCACCCGTCCCGGCGATATGGGCTTTGACGTTGTGCATCTCAATCTGCACAAGACGATGAGCACGCCGCACGGCGGCGGCGGCCCGGGCGCCGGCCCGGTCGGCGTCAAGGCGAAGCTGACTCCGTTCCTGCCCGGCCCCACCGTGGCCAAGACGGAAGACGGCAGCTTCACGCTTCAAGAAGGAAGCCCGCAGTCGATCGGCCGGGTGAAGGCTTACTACGGCAACTTCGGCATTCTTGTCCGCGCCTATACCTACATCCGCACCTACGGTCCGGACGGACTGCGCGAGGTGTCGGAGAACGCCGTGCTGAACGCCAACTATATGCTGAGCCGCCTCGCGCCGCATTTTGACGTGCCTTACCCTGGCATCTGCAAGCATGAATTCGTCCTGTCCGGCAAGAACCTGAAAGCCTATGGCGTTCGGACGCTTGATGTCGCCAAACGCCTGCTCGACTTCGGGTATCATCCGCCGACTGTCTACTTCCCGCTCAACGTGGAGGAGTGCATCATGATCGAGCCGACCGAGACGGAAAGCAAGGAAACGCTCGACGGCTTCATCGAGACGATGATCCGCATCGTGCAGGAAGCGAAGGATACGCCTGAAATTGTTCTGAACGCGCCGCACACCACCGAAATCAGCCGTCTTGACGAGACGCAGGCAGCGCGGAAGCCCGTGCTGAACTGCTCCTGCGGATAAGCGGGCGGCAACGCGGCATTAGCACGATAAAGTCCTTCTTGAACATCTGGAGAATCATTTTTCCAGGTGCATCAAGGGGGATTTTTCAGTTTGCGGGGAGGGTTGTTATACTTGCCTATCATACTTGGCCAGCAGCTCCTTCAGCTTCGCTCTCATGCAGTCGATCAGCTCCGGCGGTTCACGGACCTCGGCGTCGCTCCCAAGGCCGATGAACAATCTGGCGAAGTAAGGAATTTCGCTAATCGGAATATCGCCGTCTATCCAGCCGGTGCCGTCTTCCCGAACCTGCAGCAGTCCCCGCCGTCCCAGCTCCGCTTCGCACACCCGTACCCCCTCCTCGCTTAGTTGAACGCGGCAGCGGGTATACTGGCTTTTGTCCGAAAAAGCATCTTCCCAGTTTCCCAAATGAACGCTGCGCAGGTTCAGCGGCTTTATTCCGGGGCCCCCTTCCTCCACGCTTACGATTCGGTCGCACCGGAACAGCCGCACACCGCCGCGCAGAAAGCAATACGCCGGACAATACCATAGGCCGCTGCTGGCATAAATGCCGATCGGCTGAATGTCCCGGACCGATACGTTCTCCTGCGATTTGTATCCGATCCGCACGACCCTTTGCATCACAGACGCATCTAGCAGACAAGACAGATAGGGAGACTCAGCCTGTCTAGCCGGAATGACGAAATCCACCCGGTTCTTCATCTGGTCGATCCTGTCCCTGACGTCCCCAGACATATAATTATAGAATTTGCTCAGCGCCGACGAAGCCTCCGTCTCAAAAGGAATAAAAGAGTAATGACGCAGGGCGTGGCAGGCGAAAAAAAGGGCGACCGTCTCCTCCTCGGTAAAAGCGATAGGCGGCAGTATCCGTTCGTTCAGCACCTGGTACCCGCCATGTGGCCCCACTTCCGAATATAAAGGAACGCCAAGTTCTCCAAGCTCCTGCAGATCCCTTAATATCGTCCTCGCCGACACGCCGAATTCCTGCGCAAGCTCCTTGACGGTAAACTTCTTCTTGCGGTTAACGGTCAGCATCAGCTCCAGCAGCCGTTTCGATTTGGGAATGGTGTCCCGGTTTTCGCGTTTGGACATGGGCGGCAGCCTCCTTTCTGCATTTGAGCTGGAATCTTTCTATTATTTCATGACAATACTTGTCACTATTATAGACTACAATGGAAACCGAAGCCCAGAGCGACGTATGCTGGAAAATTACACTTCCCAGATGAACCGTCTAACTACGATGCGCTGCTGGCAAAACCAATGCAATCGAAAGGTG from Paenibacillus sophorae encodes:
- the gcvPB gene encoding aminomethyl-transferring glycine dehydrogenase subunit GcvPB, with the translated sequence MKPEQSLIFELSRPGRAAYSLPECDVPAEEGLDALIPAELLRSEPAALPEVSEVDVIRHYTALSRRNFGVDNGFYPLGSCTMKYNPKINEDVARFPGFAKIHPYQPEESIQGALELMHTLQSDLAALTGMDAVSLQPAAGAHGEWTGLMMIRAYHESRGEVRTKVIVPDSSHGTNPASASAAGLTTVTIPSNKQGMVDLEALKNAVGSDTAALMLTNPSTLGLFETQIVEIAKIVHEAGGLLYYDGANSNAIMGITRPGDMGFDVVHLNLHKTMSTPHGGGGPGAGPVGVKAKLTPFLPGPTVAKTEDGSFTLQEGSPQSIGRVKAYYGNFGILVRAYTYIRTYGPDGLREVSENAVLNANYMLSRLAPHFDVPYPGICKHEFVLSGKNLKAYGVRTLDVAKRLLDFGYHPPTVYFPLNVEECIMIEPTETESKETLDGFIETMIRIVQEAKDTPEIVLNAPHTTEISRLDETQAARKPVLNCSCG
- the gcvPA gene encoding aminomethyl-transferring glycine dehydrogenase subunit GcvPA; this translates as MKHRYLPMTEQDRSEMLAEIGIQSVEELFADIPEAVRYKGRLPMSEALDEYALLRHMKQLADKNADFDSHTSFLGAGLYDHHVPVVINHVISRSEFYTAYTPYQPEISQGELQAIFEFQSYICELTGMKVANASMYDGATALSEAAVLASGAAKRKKIVVSSAVHPEARQVVKTTAAGLGLEIAEVGSSDGVTDLALLAQAIDGETAAVLVQYPNFFGCIENLAAIEQLTHDAKALLVVSANPLALGVLETPGKLGADIVVGDAQPLGISASLGGPTCGYFAVAEHLMRRIPGRIVGQTVDRSGKRGFVLTLQAREQHIRREKATSNICSNQALLALCASVYLSVMGKEGLREVGGLNIRKSHYAASRLGAIPGAKVAFSSPFFNEFVLKLPEGSDPGAVNAKLLGKGFLGGYDLGKDYPELSGHMLIAVTEKRSKSEIDEFASVLEGCL
- a CDS encoding helix-turn-helix transcriptional regulator gives rise to the protein MPKSKRLLELMLTVNRKKKFTVKELAQEFGVSARTILRDLQELGELGVPLYSEVGPHGGYQVLNERILPPIAFTEEETVALFFACHALRHYSFIPFETEASSALSKFYNYMSGDVRDRIDQMKNRVDFVIPARQAESPYLSCLLDASVMQRVVRIGYKSQENVSVRDIQPIGIYASSGLWYCPAYCFLRGGVRLFRCDRIVSVEEGGPGIKPLNLRSVHLGNWEDAFSDKSQYTRCRVQLSEEGVRVCEAELGRRGLLQVREDGTGWIDGDIPISEIPYFARLFIGLGSDAEVREPPELIDCMRAKLKELLAKYDRQV
- a CDS encoding flagellar motor protein MotB, translated to MRQRGRRDRLPDGRDSSNRWMITYADLITLLLIFFVILYAMSSLDQEKYSGVISSLQRSFQTGNGVLGGGNGLLDGGKGEKNEGSLENRDGQSGADSQSAVIPSATPDGGSGQAAASPSPRELAFRQQEAKLAELMNVITEYVQTNHLGGQIFVADKPQGIAITLSDRFLFDVGKADLKPAAYPALHQLSGLFRGIGAMVSIEGHTDNRPVLPSSRYVDNWELSGARALSVLRFFLEKEGLKPSQFQYAGYADTRPAADNATESGRQKNRRVEIIVLRQLQEE
- a CDS encoding AGE family epimerase/isomerase, with amino-acid sequence MNDTRAVYPDFADPSFLKQHILDTVHFYAPRCIDLQNGGYINSFLDDGTISDYETKQLVGMTRFVYIFSAALQVGGPEKYHGAVEHGLHFLREYHWDHEHGGYHWTVKGRTPTDKRKFAYGHAFVLLAASNAFKAGISSAGPMIGEVYEVLEKHFWSKKDGLYADELTTDRMELSPYRGQNANMHLCEAMMAAYEATGDRRYLDRANTLAYSVMFKLLRQSGGLIWEHYNSDWEIDWNYNKDYTKSEYRPYGYIFGHSIEWSKLLLLLHRHFPQEWLLRLAERLFWEALHKGLDRRHGGIFFAMSPVDGRIIDADKSYWVMAESLGASAMLAASTGRAEYRKYYLDMFAYCWTYFVDHRFGGWYQVLDACNRKYSNIKSPPPKADYHPVTNCLTALSVWENAAGKPQ
- the gcvH gene encoding glycine cleavage system protein GcvH codes for the protein MSEVLDNLRYSEEHEWAQQGEGTTVRVGITDHAQHLLGDIVFVEFPEIGTAITAGDSVGSIESVKTVSELYSPVSGTVTRVNEALEDSPELLNSQPYGEGWIYEVEVEGDYDSATSGLLDAAAYRELVGE
- the gcvT gene encoding glycine cleavage system aminomethyltransferase GcvT → MDALKRTPFFAFYSAFPESRSIDFGGWELPVQFTGIQKEHEAVRSRAGLFDVSHMGEFMVTGSGAEAYLQHMTTNDVGKLADGQAQYSLLCYPDGGTVDDLLVYRLGEGRYMLVVNASNIGKDFQWLQDHLPESGVKLTDRSEETLLLAVQGPHAETIMSEVTNVPLAGLKPFHFVEHAAVCGVEVLLSRTGYTGEDGFELYAPVDAAAKLWNGLLEAGSAHGLTPAGLGARDTLRFEAKLPLYGQELSKDISPLEAGIGFFVKLDKGDFIGREALKAQKEQGVPRRLVGIEMIDRGIPRSHYPVYSDGQRIGEITTGTQSPTLKRNLGLALVEARYSEIGMELEVEIRGKRLKATVVKAPFYKKNS